Proteins encoded by one window of Simiduia curdlanivorans:
- a CDS encoding PhoX family protein translates to MKLHYKTLLALAITAALAGCGGDDGKDGAAGAAGAAGAAGVDGTNGTNGTDGADLTAAPRLTRLATVPLGAEITGLFKTDNGELFFNVQHPSDTLAAPDNNAAVGVIEGFDLDQLDPKLAAVAVPASGSTEATQVILATGSYKVLGRAGDTYQGAMPFGLGAITNGANNASLKQSQDPDFNAFVASNADGSAGYLYTSWEDRPGAVSRMEVTRATDGSWSVGDVMNVDFSAVLGTIINCFGTLSPWGTPLVAEENYEAENTERWNDASYTSGYPSYNDVKLIQDYLGGTYPNPYNYGYIVEITDPLAANPVPVKHFTLGRMAHENAVVMPDQKTVYLTDDGSHKGFYKFIASTAGDLSAGTLYAAKVTQDATSDTARAGMNLTWIELGSATNAQLATWIADYDGFDETDYVDGATNYITDAEIQNWADNNVGDDRYAFLETLKAAAAKGATTEFRKMEGININYHGVAGNTVPFMYVAMSEIASSMADDSGDIQLDQNLCGVVYRLGLDANYNTSRMEPVVVGGPYDATAAVNPCSTDSISNPDNLIILDDGRVIIGEDTSKHENNMIWVYNPEGK, encoded by the coding sequence ATGAAACTTCACTATAAGACACTACTCGCACTGGCAATAACTGCCGCACTGGCAGGCTGCGGCGGCGACGATGGCAAAGATGGCGCTGCGGGTGCCGCTGGCGCAGCAGGCGCCGCCGGTGTAGATGGCACTAATGGTACCAATGGCACTGACGGCGCTGACCTTACCGCAGCACCACGCCTAACCCGTTTGGCAACTGTACCCCTGGGCGCTGAAATTACCGGGCTCTTCAAAACCGACAACGGCGAACTGTTCTTTAACGTTCAACATCCATCAGACACCTTGGCCGCGCCCGACAACAATGCCGCCGTGGGTGTGATTGAAGGTTTCGATCTCGACCAACTAGATCCTAAGCTAGCGGCCGTTGCCGTGCCGGCTTCGGGATCAACTGAAGCGACACAAGTGATTCTCGCCACCGGCAGCTACAAAGTACTGGGCCGCGCCGGCGATACCTACCAAGGTGCGATGCCCTTCGGTTTAGGTGCCATTACCAATGGGGCGAACAACGCCTCGCTCAAACAATCCCAAGACCCTGATTTCAATGCTTTTGTCGCCAGTAACGCCGACGGCTCTGCAGGCTATTTGTACACCAGCTGGGAGGATCGCCCCGGTGCCGTGAGCCGCATGGAAGTGACCCGCGCCACCGATGGTAGCTGGTCTGTAGGCGATGTGATGAACGTCGATTTCAGCGCTGTACTGGGCACTATCATCAACTGTTTCGGCACCCTTTCTCCCTGGGGCACGCCCTTGGTAGCGGAAGAAAACTACGAAGCCGAAAATACCGAGCGCTGGAATGACGCCAGCTACACCTCAGGCTACCCTAGCTACAATGATGTGAAATTAATTCAGGACTATTTAGGCGGAACCTACCCCAACCCCTATAACTACGGTTACATCGTCGAGATTACCGATCCCTTGGCCGCCAACCCAGTACCGGTCAAGCATTTCACGCTAGGCCGTATGGCCCATGAAAACGCCGTGGTGATGCCCGATCAGAAAACCGTCTACCTCACCGATGACGGTTCTCACAAAGGCTTTTACAAGTTCATCGCCAGCACCGCGGGCGACCTGAGCGCCGGCACCTTGTACGCAGCCAAAGTTACCCAAGACGCCACTTCTGATACGGCGCGGGCAGGTATGAACCTGACCTGGATCGAGCTAGGTAGCGCCACCAATGCACAACTGGCGACATGGATTGCTGATTACGACGGCTTTGATGAAACCGATTACGTGGATGGTGCTACCAACTACATCACCGACGCGGAGATTCAAAACTGGGCCGATAACAATGTCGGCGACGACCGCTATGCCTTCCTTGAAACCCTAAAAGCCGCCGCCGCAAAAGGCGCGACCACCGAGTTCCGGAAAATGGAAGGTATTAACATCAACTACCACGGCGTGGCCGGCAACACAGTGCCCTTCATGTATGTGGCCATGTCCGAGATTGCCAGCAGTATGGCCGATGACAGCGGTGACATTCAGTTGGACCAAAACTTGTGCGGTGTGGTTTACCGCCTCGGTTTGGACGCCAACTATAACACCAGCCGCATGGAACCTGTGGTTGTGGGCGGCCCCTACGATGCGACAGCGGCGGTGAACCCCTGCTCCACCGACAGCATCAGCAACCCTGACAACCTCATCATTCTGGATGACGGCCGTGTCATCATTGGTGAAGATACATCGAAACACGAAAACAACATGATTTGGGTGTATAACCCAGAAGGGAAGTAA
- a CDS encoding TetR/AcrR family transcriptional regulator, translating into MAYQATEHTDQVKQANLESLLHKGHQLVAKSGFQNLSISKVTAAAGMASGNLYRYFNNKDALAVAIFERATEREITAVFDSVNQTAAAALTLEMLLSAFCERALANPKLAYALIAEPVSPAVEAARLRYRAIWAERFASVIEAGIKNNEFAQQSAMLAAVAIVGAMAEAVLHQANHKIINRLATKPLVAFCLRGLGKGEADEK; encoded by the coding sequence ATGGCATACCAAGCGACCGAACACACCGATCAAGTCAAACAAGCCAACCTCGAAAGCCTGCTACACAAAGGCCATCAGCTGGTGGCAAAATCTGGTTTTCAAAATCTATCTATTAGCAAGGTCACGGCCGCAGCGGGTATGGCGAGCGGTAACCTGTATCGCTATTTCAACAATAAAGACGCCCTCGCCGTAGCCATTTTTGAGCGCGCTACAGAGCGCGAGATAACCGCCGTTTTTGATTCGGTAAACCAAACCGCCGCCGCGGCATTAACCTTAGAAATGTTACTCAGTGCATTCTGCGAGCGCGCACTCGCCAACCCAAAGCTTGCCTACGCCCTCATTGCCGAACCTGTGTCGCCGGCGGTGGAAGCCGCGCGTTTGCGCTACCGCGCCATTTGGGCTGAGCGCTTCGCAAGCGTCATCGAAGCCGGCATAAAAAACAACGAATTTGCCCAACAATCTGCCATGCTCGCCGCCGTCGCCATCGTTGGCGCCATGGCGGAAGCCGTGCTGCACCAAGCCAATCATAAAATAATCAATCGACTCGCCACTAAACCCTTGGTGGCATTTTGCCTGCGCGGTTTAGGCAAAGGAGAAGCAGATGAAAAATAA
- a CDS encoding sulfite exporter TauE/SafE family protein, whose translation MFFPELSPLAHLGIALIFVWSGFVRSGLGFGGAVLSLPFLLLIDNRPLVYLPIIAVHLLVFSALTLWQGRANKIAEPLTPTAPSVAWPYLSKALLIMLVPKLIGVFGLLALPNHIMTGIIFAIVLLYSLSYIFDKPFVSKQPWMDVVLLMLGGYVSGTSLIGAPLIVAVFATHVAREQLRNTLFALWFILVSIKMAAFLWAKVDLQLLQHSWLLPCAAIGHQLGSRLHDKLLQTDARIFYRWLGIVLLFVSSFGLVSSLI comes from the coding sequence ATGTTTTTCCCCGAACTAAGCCCCTTAGCCCACTTGGGCATTGCGCTCATATTTGTCTGGAGCGGTTTCGTGCGCTCAGGCTTAGGTTTTGGCGGTGCAGTTCTGTCGCTGCCGTTTTTACTGCTGATCGACAATCGACCACTAGTGTATTTACCGATCATTGCGGTGCATCTATTAGTATTTAGTGCGCTCACCCTGTGGCAAGGGCGGGCCAATAAAATAGCCGAACCGCTAACTCCTACCGCACCCAGCGTGGCTTGGCCTTATCTGAGTAAAGCGCTGCTGATCATGCTGGTGCCAAAACTCATTGGGGTGTTTGGCCTACTCGCCTTACCTAACCATATTATGACGGGCATTATTTTCGCCATCGTACTGCTCTACTCCTTGAGTTATATTTTCGATAAACCGTTTGTGAGTAAACAGCCTTGGATGGACGTGGTTTTGCTCATGTTAGGCGGCTATGTAAGCGGCACCTCACTCATCGGCGCGCCGTTGATTGTTGCGGTTTTCGCCACTCACGTGGCGCGCGAGCAATTACGCAACACGCTGTTCGCACTCTGGTTTATTCTGGTGAGTATTAAAATGGCCGCATTTCTTTGGGCCAAGGTCGATTTACAACTCCTGCAACATAGTTGGCTGCTGCCCTGCGCCGCTATCGGCCACCAACTCGGCTCCCGTTTACACGACAAACTATTGCAAACCGATGCGCGCATTTTCTACCGCTGGCTCGGTATTGTGTTGCTCTTTGTGTCCAGCTTTGGCCTGGTCAGTTCGCTAATTTAA
- a CDS encoding peptidylprolyl isomerase has product MRYLLLGLLIVVSVSIAQFSAAQSFRAVDQSELLYLHLDTGLVVVELNSVYAPNTVARIKTLAGAGFYNGKSFYRVIDGFVAQGGAGDDEPDPSHSPLPMEARRMTAPTEDITLVPSPDLFAALTGFKNGFAVGLDTDKRRSWLLHCPGTLGMSRANEPDSATTDFYIVIGQAPRYLDGIMTVFGRVIWGMDKVQQIIRADVTGSGIIPADKPQTHIRWAAIGAALPKAQQLALLVEETQGKAFEDKLSDRLQRPQAFFYEKPPKVLDVCQIPLRVKLAN; this is encoded by the coding sequence ATGCGGTATTTATTGCTCGGGCTACTGATAGTGGTCAGTGTTTCTATAGCGCAATTCTCTGCAGCACAAAGTTTTCGTGCAGTGGATCAGTCGGAGTTACTTTACCTACATTTAGACACTGGCTTGGTGGTGGTTGAGTTAAACAGTGTTTATGCACCGAACACGGTGGCGAGAATTAAAACCTTAGCGGGTGCCGGTTTTTACAATGGTAAAAGCTTCTATCGGGTTATCGATGGTTTTGTCGCGCAGGGCGGCGCCGGTGATGACGAGCCGGACCCCAGCCACTCACCTTTGCCGATGGAGGCCCGGCGCATGACCGCGCCGACCGAAGATATTACCTTGGTGCCGTCGCCTGATTTATTTGCGGCATTAACGGGTTTTAAAAACGGTTTTGCCGTTGGTCTCGACACCGATAAAAGGCGCAGTTGGTTGCTGCATTGCCCCGGCACCTTAGGCATGTCGCGCGCTAACGAGCCAGATTCGGCAACCACAGATTTCTATATCGTTATTGGCCAAGCGCCGCGCTATTTAGATGGCATTATGACGGTGTTCGGGCGAGTCATATGGGGCATGGATAAGGTGCAGCAAATTATTCGTGCCGATGTGACGGGCTCGGGCATTATCCCTGCCGATAAACCGCAAACACATATACGCTGGGCCGCCATTGGCGCGGCGCTGCCGAAGGCACAGCAACTGGCGTTGCTGGTGGAGGAAACCCAGGGCAAAGCGTTTGAGGATAAACTCAGTGATCGATTACAGCGCCCACAAGCCTTCTTTTACGAAAAGCCACCCAAGGTATTAGATGTTTGTCAGATTCCGCTGCGGGTTAAATTAGCGAACTGA